Proteins from a single region of Rhodovibrio salinarum DSM 9154:
- the msrA gene encoding peptide-methionine (S)-S-oxide reductase MsrA: MATATFAAGCFWQPEVIFRDTDGVIETRVGYTGGDTENPSYEQVCTGRTGHAEAIEVTYDPAKISYEQLLDIFWECHDPTQKNRQGPDVGTQYRSAIFVHDAEQRETAERSLEEQRRRRRATVQTEIQPAQIFWPAEEYHQQYLQKRGLATCKI; this comes from the coding sequence ATGGCGACCGCGACCTTTGCCGCCGGCTGTTTTTGGCAGCCCGAGGTGATTTTCCGCGACACCGACGGCGTGATCGAGACGCGCGTTGGCTATACCGGCGGGGACACCGAGAACCCAAGCTATGAACAGGTCTGTACCGGGCGCACCGGCCATGCCGAGGCGATCGAGGTGACCTACGATCCCGCGAAGATCAGCTACGAGCAGCTGCTCGACATCTTCTGGGAGTGCCATGACCCTACCCAGAAGAACCGCCAGGGTCCGGATGTCGGCACGCAGTACCGCTCGGCGATCTTCGTCCACGACGCCGAGCAGCGCGAGACCGCCGAGCGGTCCCTTGAGGAGCAGCGCCGACGCCGGCGTGCAACCGTCCAGACCGAAATCCAGCCTGCCCAGATCTTCTGGCCGGCCGAGGAGTATCACCAGCAGTACCTGCAGAAGCGCGGACTCGCGACCTGTAAGATCTGA
- the minE gene encoding cell division topological specificity factor MinE has protein sequence MKLLDLFRKQPASAPAARERLQILLAHERAGREGGADFLPQLQRELLQVVKKYVQIDDDKVQVQLDREGDVATLEVNVELPEEMPDEQKRSA, from the coding sequence ATGAAGCTCCTGGACCTGTTCCGGAAACAACCCGCCTCCGCCCCGGCGGCGCGCGAGCGCCTGCAGATTCTGCTGGCCCACGAACGCGCGGGCCGCGAGGGCGGCGCGGACTTCCTGCCGCAACTGCAGCGCGAGCTGCTGCAGGTGGTGAAGAAGTACGTCCAGATTGACGACGACAAGGTTCAGGTTCAACTGGACCGCGAGGGCGACGTCGCCACGCTGGAGGTCAACGTCGAGCTGCCCGAAGAGATGCCCGACGAACAGAAGCGTAGCGCGTAA
- the recJ gene encoding single-stranded-DNA-specific exonuclease RecJ: MAPSSSAAAETEAGRPGFLGVERSLSGKRWEARLSEDRLARLLAQRLNLPEVVGRVMAGRGVTLEAAEGYLNPSLKTDLPNPDRFQDMRPAAERIADAVQDGEPIAVLADYDVDGATSAALLRRFLQALGHDCRIYIPDRIEEGYGPNPGAFDTLAGEGYQLVVTLDCGTTSYSALDHAAQEGQEVVVVDHHTAEPQLPACYALVNPNRLDDESGCGQLAAVGVTFMLTVAVNRTLRARGYYGEAVREPDLRRWLDLVALGTVCDVVPLTGVNRALVTSGLKVLQQRRNVGLAALADVARLEETPGPFHLGFVLGPRVNAGGRIGRADLGAELLSTDMPGRAKELADQLEQLNRDRRELEQQVLEEARQQVAATPPADGLVVAAGHGWHPGVIGIVASRLMEAYDRPSLVIALDDQGQGKGSGRSVRGVDLGGSVIAARQAGYLSAGGGHPMAAGLTVEAGKLNEARAFLEERLGRALAASGYVPALGFDGAVQPGGATLDLLRQLDKLGPYGTGNAEPRFAVPNVRIHGAQVVGENHVRCYLEGADGQRLKAIAFRARDTDLGRALLDDRGVRLHIGGKLRVDQWGARERVQLIIDDAAHASG, encoded by the coding sequence ATGGCGCCAAGTTCGTCCGCCGCTGCTGAGACCGAGGCCGGCCGGCCCGGTTTCCTCGGCGTCGAACGCTCGCTGTCGGGCAAACGCTGGGAAGCGCGCCTGAGCGAGGATCGCTTGGCACGCCTGTTAGCCCAGCGTTTGAACCTGCCGGAGGTCGTCGGCCGCGTGATGGCCGGGCGCGGCGTGACGCTCGAAGCGGCGGAGGGCTACCTCAACCCCTCCCTCAAGACCGACCTGCCCAATCCTGATCGGTTTCAGGATATGCGCCCGGCGGCCGAGCGCATCGCGGATGCGGTGCAGGATGGCGAGCCGATCGCGGTGCTGGCGGACTACGACGTCGACGGCGCGACCTCCGCCGCGTTGCTGCGCCGTTTCCTGCAGGCGCTTGGCCACGACTGCCGGATCTACATCCCCGACCGGATCGAAGAGGGCTATGGGCCCAATCCGGGGGCCTTCGATACCCTGGCGGGCGAGGGCTATCAGCTTGTCGTCACGCTGGATTGCGGCACTACCTCCTACAGTGCGCTCGATCATGCGGCGCAGGAAGGCCAGGAGGTGGTGGTGGTCGACCACCACACCGCCGAGCCGCAGTTGCCGGCCTGCTACGCGCTGGTTAATCCCAACCGGCTGGACGATGAAAGCGGCTGTGGTCAGCTCGCGGCAGTCGGCGTGACCTTCATGCTGACGGTCGCGGTCAATCGCACGCTGCGCGCGCGCGGCTACTATGGGGAAGCGGTTCGGGAGCCCGACCTGCGCCGCTGGCTGGACCTGGTTGCGCTGGGCACGGTGTGTGACGTTGTCCCGTTGACCGGCGTGAACCGGGCGCTTGTCACCAGTGGTTTGAAAGTTCTGCAGCAACGCCGCAACGTCGGGCTCGCCGCGCTTGCCGACGTCGCCCGGCTGGAAGAGACCCCGGGGCCGTTCCACCTTGGTTTCGTGCTGGGGCCCCGGGTCAATGCCGGCGGCCGGATCGGCCGGGCCGACCTGGGCGCGGAACTGCTGTCGACCGATATGCCTGGCCGGGCCAAGGAACTCGCGGACCAACTGGAGCAATTGAACCGGGACCGGCGCGAGCTGGAACAGCAGGTGCTGGAGGAAGCCCGCCAGCAGGTGGCGGCGACACCGCCTGCCGACGGGCTGGTGGTTGCCGCGGGCCACGGCTGGCACCCGGGCGTGATCGGCATCGTCGCCAGCCGTTTGATGGAAGCCTACGACCGGCCGTCGCTGGTGATTGCGCTCGACGATCAGGGGCAGGGCAAGGGGTCAGGCCGCTCGGTACGCGGCGTTGATCTAGGCGGCTCGGTGATCGCCGCGCGACAGGCCGGCTATCTGTCCGCCGGCGGCGGGCACCCGATGGCTGCCGGCCTGACGGTCGAGGCCGGTAAGTTGAACGAGGCGCGCGCCTTTTTGGAGGAGCGGTTGGGGCGTGCGCTGGCTGCTTCCGGCTACGTCCCCGCGCTCGGCTTTGACGGTGCGGTACAGCCTGGTGGGGCGACGCTCGACCTGCTGCGCCAACTCGACAAGCTCGGTCCCTACGGTACGGGGAATGCCGAGCCGCGCTTCGCCGTGCCGAATGTTCGCATCCACGGCGCCCAGGTGGTCGGCGAGAACCATGTGCGCTGCTACCTGGAGGGGGCCGACGGCCAGCGTTTGAAGGCAATCGCCTTCCGGGCGCGCGACACCGATCTTGGGCGTGCGCTGCTCGATGACCGCGGCGTGCGCCTGCACATCGGCGGCAAGCTGCGCGTCGACCAGTGGGGCGCGCGCGAACGCGTCCAGCTGATTATCGACGACGCGGCCCACGCCAGCGGGTAA
- the glpX gene encoding class II fructose-bisphosphatase — translation MANATLDRNLALEAVRVTELTALSASRLMGRGDEKAADQAAVNAMREALNGLAISGRVVIGEGERDEAPMLYIGEEVGAGGPNTDIALDPLEGTTITAKGSANALAVIAMAEHGGFLNAPDVYMNKIAVGGNYPEGIVDLDAEPRDNLNALAKAKGVEVEDLVVCILDRPRHQEIIAKVREAGARIMLINDGDVSGVIATTNYNAGVDMYMGVGGAPEGVLAAAALRCIGGQMQGRLVFRNDDERARAQRWGITDFDRKYALHDLAGGDVMFAATGVTDGTMLQGVRRRYKGAQTHSMVMRSSTGTVRLITADHNFQRKTWTGDAS, via the coding sequence ATGGCGAACGCCACGCTCGACCGTAACCTCGCGCTGGAAGCGGTTCGCGTCACCGAATTGACTGCGCTGTCCGCCTCGCGGCTGATGGGCCGCGGCGACGAAAAGGCGGCTGATCAGGCCGCGGTGAACGCCATGCGCGAAGCCTTGAACGGTCTGGCGATCAGCGGTCGGGTCGTGATCGGCGAGGGCGAGCGCGATGAGGCCCCGATGCTTTACATCGGCGAGGAAGTCGGCGCCGGCGGTCCGAACACCGATATCGCGCTCGACCCGCTGGAGGGCACCACGATCACCGCCAAGGGCAGTGCCAACGCGTTGGCGGTGATCGCGATGGCTGAGCACGGCGGCTTCCTGAACGCGCCCGACGTGTACATGAACAAGATCGCGGTCGGCGGGAACTATCCCGAGGGGATCGTCGACCTTGACGCCGAACCGAGGGACAACCTGAACGCCCTCGCCAAGGCCAAGGGGGTCGAGGTCGAGGACCTCGTTGTCTGCATCCTCGACCGGCCGCGCCACCAGGAGATCATCGCCAAGGTCCGCGAAGCCGGTGCCCGGATCATGCTGATCAACGACGGCGATGTTTCCGGCGTGATTGCCACGACCAACTACAATGCCGGTGTGGACATGTACATGGGTGTCGGCGGCGCGCCGGAGGGTGTGCTTGCTGCCGCTGCCTTGCGTTGCATCGGTGGTCAGATGCAGGGCCGGCTGGTGTTCCGCAACGACGACGAGCGTGCACGGGCCCAGCGCTGGGGCATCACCGACTTCGACCGCAAGTACGCGCTTCACGATCTGGCCGGCGGTGACGTCATGTTCGCCGCGACCGGCGTGACCGACGGCACGATGCTTCAGGGGGTGCGCCGGCGATACAAGGGGGCGCAGACCCACTCGATGGTGATGCGCTCATCGACCGGCACGGTTCGCTTGATCACCGCAGACCATAACTTCCAGCGTAAGACCTGGACCGGCGACGCGAGCTAG
- the minC gene encoding septum site-determining protein MinC — MHETDTRTAAGGSAPAKLRGGTFTLMVLDVPDPARADPLSGVEAKLRQAPSFFEDAPLVLDLQAVPDTEQFDLADTVERLRTLGFVPVGVQNAGDGHAATALSLGLCPFPAWRSGRQRPNRDPGPKPATEPKRPERENPPPPPAKPAKLLSQPVRSGKRVYARGGDLVAVAPISAGAELIADGHIHVYGALRGRALAGVGGDESARIFCQKLDAELVSIAGAYRVREDIDESLIGQPVQIYLQGEDLIIDPISEPTTTTRRR; from the coding sequence TTGCATGAAACCGACACCCGGACCGCCGCTGGCGGCTCGGCACCGGCGAAGCTTCGCGGCGGGACGTTTACGCTGATGGTGCTCGACGTCCCCGATCCGGCGCGCGCCGATCCGCTGTCCGGGGTCGAAGCGAAGCTCCGTCAGGCGCCCAGCTTCTTCGAAGACGCCCCGCTCGTACTCGACCTGCAAGCGGTGCCGGATACCGAGCAGTTCGACTTGGCCGACACGGTAGAGCGGCTACGCACGCTGGGTTTCGTCCCGGTGGGCGTGCAGAACGCCGGGGACGGCCACGCGGCAACCGCGCTTAGCCTGGGCCTATGCCCCTTCCCTGCCTGGCGCTCCGGGCGACAGCGGCCGAACCGGGACCCGGGCCCCAAGCCGGCAACCGAGCCCAAGCGCCCGGAGCGGGAAAATCCGCCACCGCCGCCGGCCAAACCCGCCAAGCTGCTGAGCCAGCCGGTCCGCTCCGGTAAGCGCGTCTATGCGCGCGGCGGCGATCTGGTCGCGGTGGCGCCGATCAGCGCGGGCGCTGAACTGATCGCCGACGGGCACATTCACGTCTACGGCGCGCTGCGCGGGCGCGCGCTGGCCGGCGTGGGCGGCGACGAGAGCGCCCGGATCTTCTGCCAGAAACTGGACGCGGAGCTGGTGTCGATCGCAGGCGCCTACCGGGTGCGCGAGGACATCGACGAATCGCTGATCGGCCAGCCGGTGCAGATTTACCTACAGGGCGAGGATCTGATCATCGATCCGATCAGCGAGCCGACGACGACAACCCGCCGGCGCTAG
- a CDS encoding acyl-CoA dehydrogenase family protein yields the protein MDFALTDDQRAFRDAAAQFARERMAPYAADWDVQHTFPEETLRAAAQLGFAALYVREDVGGSALGRLDAAIVFEELSAACPSTAAYLSIHNMVAWMIDAFGSAEQRQRFLPDLTTMNAFASYCLTEPGAGSDAASLATKARAVDGGYQLTGTKAFISGGGRSDLYLVMARSGEAGAGGISAFLVPADTPGLSFGAQERKLGWHSQPTAQVMLDAAFVPTENRLGAEGQGFRIAMAGLDGGRVNIAACSLGPARACLEATLAHLRDRNQFGRPLADFQALQFKLADMQTELEAARLLVHKAAWTLDQADLQATRQCAMAKRYATDVGFEVCNQALQLFGGYGYLMDYPIERYLRDVRVHQILEGTNEIMRLIIARKLLAET from the coding sequence ATGGATTTCGCCCTCACCGACGACCAGCGCGCCTTTCGCGATGCGGCGGCGCAGTTCGCGCGCGAGCGGATGGCGCCTTATGCCGCCGACTGGGACGTGCAGCACACCTTTCCGGAAGAAACGTTGCGCGCGGCCGCTCAGTTGGGCTTTGCGGCGCTCTACGTGCGCGAGGATGTCGGCGGCTCCGCGCTTGGCCGGCTGGATGCGGCGATCGTGTTCGAGGAACTTTCGGCGGCCTGTCCGTCAACGGCGGCTTATCTCTCGATCCACAACATGGTCGCCTGGATGATCGACGCCTTCGGTAGCGCAGAGCAGCGCCAGCGCTTCCTGCCGGATCTGACGACGATGAACGCCTTCGCCTCTTACTGCTTGACCGAGCCCGGCGCGGGGTCCGATGCCGCGTCGCTTGCGACCAAGGCGCGTGCCGTTGACGGTGGCTACCAACTGACTGGAACCAAGGCTTTTATCTCAGGCGGCGGCCGCAGCGACCTTTATCTCGTGATGGCGCGCAGCGGGGAGGCGGGCGCGGGCGGGATCAGCGCCTTCCTAGTGCCGGCCGATACGCCCGGCCTGTCGTTCGGGGCACAGGAGCGCAAACTCGGCTGGCACAGCCAACCGACGGCCCAGGTGATGCTGGATGCGGCGTTCGTGCCGACCGAAAATCGGCTGGGCGCGGAGGGACAGGGCTTCCGCATCGCGATGGCTGGGCTCGACGGCGGCCGGGTCAACATCGCGGCCTGCTCGCTCGGCCCTGCGCGGGCGTGTCTGGAAGCTACCTTGGCGCACCTGCGCGACCGCAATCAGTTCGGCCGGCCGCTGGCGGACTTCCAAGCGCTGCAATTCAAGCTCGCGGACATGCAGACGGAACTCGAAGCGGCACGTCTGCTGGTGCACAAGGCGGCCTGGACGTTGGATCAGGCCGACCTGCAGGCGACGCGCCAGTGCGCAATGGCCAAGCGCTACGCCACCGACGTCGGTTTCGAAGTCTGCAACCAAGCGCTGCAGCTATTCGGTGGCTATGGCTATCTGATGGACTACCCGATCGAACGCTACCTGCGCGACGTGCGTGTCCATCAGATCCTGGAAGGCACGAACGAGATCATGCGCCTGATCATCGCCCGCAAACTCTTGGCGGAGACGTGA
- a CDS encoding homoserine dehydrogenase — MSETLRIGIAGLGTVGAGTLHLLNTHYELIAQRCGRPVLVTAVSARDRRKDRGLNLEAVRWFDDPVALAGDPEIDVVIELIGGADGVAKEVTETALANGKHVITANKAMIAHHGTELAHRAEEAGAVLSYEAAVCGGIPVIKTLREGLAANAISAVYGIMNGTSNFILSQMRDTGREFSEVLQEAQKLGYAEADPSFDVDGYDAAHKLAILSALAFNAQVDYAHLHVEGIREVTSVDIAFAEELGYRIKLLGIARRVDGKISQRVHPVMVKRDVPIANVEGVNNAVVAEGDFVGSILSEGAGAGAGPTASAVVADLIDIARGIRLPTFAVPASKLDAAVPCPMDEHEGGYYLRLMCLDRPGVIAGVAAALRDHQISVETLVQRGRGPGGEAVPVVITTHETNEAAMRGALAQIETLEAVLEPPRVIRIEAF; from the coding sequence GTGAGCGAAACGCTGCGCATCGGCATCGCCGGCCTGGGTACGGTCGGGGCCGGCACGCTGCATCTGCTGAACACGCACTATGAGCTGATCGCACAGCGGTGCGGCCGGCCGGTGCTGGTGACGGCGGTGTCCGCGCGCGACCGGCGCAAGGATCGGGGCCTCAATCTGGAGGCTGTGCGTTGGTTCGACGATCCGGTCGCGTTGGCTGGCGATCCGGAAATCGATGTGGTGATCGAACTGATCGGCGGGGCCGACGGTGTCGCGAAGGAGGTCACGGAGACAGCACTCGCCAACGGCAAGCACGTGATCACCGCGAATAAGGCGATGATCGCCCATCATGGCACCGAGTTGGCCCACCGCGCCGAGGAGGCTGGGGCGGTGCTGTCGTACGAAGCTGCGGTGTGCGGCGGTATCCCGGTGATCAAGACGTTGCGCGAGGGATTGGCCGCCAACGCGATCTCTGCCGTCTACGGCATCATGAACGGAACCTCCAACTTTATCCTGAGCCAGATGCGCGACACCGGCCGGGAATTCTCGGAGGTGCTGCAGGAAGCGCAGAAGCTCGGCTATGCCGAGGCCGATCCCAGTTTCGATGTCGATGGGTACGATGCCGCGCACAAGCTGGCGATCCTGTCGGCGCTCGCGTTCAACGCACAGGTCGATTACGCGCATTTGCACGTCGAGGGCATCCGCGAGGTGACCTCGGTCGACATCGCGTTTGCCGAGGAACTTGGCTACCGGATCAAGCTGCTCGGCATCGCCCGGCGGGTGGATGGCAAGATCTCCCAGCGGGTGCACCCGGTGATGGTCAAGCGCGACGTTCCGATCGCCAATGTCGAGGGCGTGAACAACGCCGTCGTCGCCGAGGGCGATTTCGTCGGCTCGATCCTGAGCGAAGGTGCCGGCGCGGGCGCGGGGCCGACGGCATCCGCCGTGGTCGCCGACCTGATCGACATCGCGCGGGGTATCCGTCTGCCCACCTTCGCCGTCCCGGCGAGCAAGCTGGACGCGGCCGTGCCGTGTCCGATGGATGAGCATGAGGGCGGCTACTACCTGCGTCTGATGTGCCTGGACCGTCCAGGGGTGATCGCGGGCGTCGCGGCGGCTCTGCGCGATCACCAAATCTCCGTGGAGACGCTGGTGCAGCGTGGCCGTGGCCCGGGTGGTGAGGCCGTGCCGGTGGTGATCACCACCCATGAAACGAACGAAGCGGCCATGCGCGGTGCGCTTGCCCAGATCGAAACGCTGGAGGCGGTTCTTGAGCCGCCGCGGGTGATCCGGATCGAGGCATTTTAG
- the minD gene encoding septum site-determining protein MinD, with protein MSKIIVMTSGKGGVGKTTSAAAFAAGLAQRGYKTVVVDFDVGLRNLDLVMGCERRVVFDFINVIHGEAKLSQALVKDKRVDNLYILPTSQTRDKDALNTKGIGEALERLREQFDYVVCDSPAGIEHGAVMALYYADEAIVVTNPEVSSVRDSDRILGVLQSKSKRAEEGADPVKEHLLLTRYDLDRVERGEMLAIDDVLEILSIPLLGVIPEDQAVLRASNLGQPVTLDNESQPGQAYGDAVGRFLGEDLPHRFIKREKKGLFGRMFRRTA; from the coding sequence TTGAGCAAGATCATCGTCATGACCTCCGGGAAGGGCGGCGTCGGCAAGACCACTTCGGCCGCCGCCTTCGCCGCGGGCCTGGCGCAACGCGGCTACAAGACGGTCGTCGTCGATTTCGACGTCGGCCTGCGCAACCTCGACTTGGTGATGGGGTGCGAGCGCCGGGTGGTGTTCGACTTTATCAACGTCATCCACGGCGAGGCAAAACTCAGCCAGGCGCTGGTGAAGGACAAGCGGGTCGACAACCTCTATATCCTTCCCACCTCCCAGACCCGCGACAAGGACGCCCTGAATACCAAGGGCATCGGCGAAGCGCTGGAACGGCTGCGTGAGCAGTTCGACTACGTCGTCTGCGACAGCCCCGCCGGGATCGAGCACGGTGCCGTGATGGCGCTGTACTACGCCGACGAGGCGATCGTGGTCACCAACCCCGAGGTCTCCAGCGTACGCGACAGCGACCGCATCCTGGGCGTGCTGCAATCGAAATCGAAGCGGGCCGAGGAAGGCGCGGATCCGGTCAAGGAGCATCTGCTGCTAACCCGCTACGATCTCGACCGGGTCGAGCGCGGCGAGATGCTGGCGATCGACGACGTGCTGGAGATTCTGTCGATCCCGCTGTTGGGCGTGATCCCCGAGGATCAGGCGGTGCTGCGCGCCTCCAACCTGGGCCAACCGGTGACCCTGGACAACGAAAGCCAGCCCGGCCAGGCCTATGGCGACGCCGTCGGCCGTTTCCTCGGCGAAGACCTGCCGCACCGCTTCATCAAGCGCGAGAAGAAGGGCTTGTTCGGTCGGATGTTCCGGAGGACGGCATGA
- a CDS encoding LL-diaminopimelate aminotransferase, whose protein sequence is MDEFHKIKRLPPYVFSEVNQLKASARQRGDDVVDFGMGNPDQPPPQHVVDKMTEAVQKPGVHRYSNSRGIPGLRRALAGYYERRFGVELDPEREAIVTLGSKEGLANLAQAITSPGDVLLVPNPSYPIHAFGFIIAGAALRHLPMAGFDDSEGDFRREFMRQLERGVRHSVPKPLAVVVNFPANPTTRTVDLDFYEELVDFCRHHGIYAISDIAYSELYFDCPPPPSILQVPGAKDVAVEFSSLSKTYSMPGWRIGFCAGNPKLVGALARVKSYVDYGAFTPIQVAATAALNGPQDCVDEMRARYRSRRDVLIRGLQQAGWEVPSPEASMFAWAPIPAAFRHLGSLDFSKLLLEKAQVAVSPGVGFGEYGEGYVRLGLVENEHRTRQAIRNIKAFLRKVDPEELPSERREVAL, encoded by the coding sequence ATGGATGAATTTCACAAAATCAAACGCTTGCCGCCTTACGTTTTCTCCGAGGTCAACCAACTGAAGGCGAGCGCCCGCCAGCGCGGGGACGACGTGGTGGACTTCGGCATGGGCAACCCCGACCAGCCGCCGCCCCAGCACGTGGTCGACAAGATGACGGAGGCCGTGCAGAAGCCTGGGGTCCATCGCTATTCGAACTCGCGGGGCATTCCGGGGCTGCGTCGCGCGCTTGCCGGCTACTACGAACGTCGGTTCGGCGTGGAGCTTGATCCCGAGCGCGAGGCGATCGTCACGCTGGGGTCCAAGGAGGGGCTGGCGAACCTCGCCCAGGCGATCACCAGCCCCGGCGACGTGCTGCTGGTTCCGAACCCGAGCTATCCGATTCATGCGTTCGGCTTCATCATCGCCGGCGCGGCTCTGCGCCACCTGCCGATGGCCGGGTTCGACGACAGTGAGGGGGATTTCCGGCGCGAATTCATGCGCCAGCTGGAGCGCGGCGTCCGTCACTCCGTACCTAAGCCGCTGGCCGTGGTGGTGAACTTTCCGGCGAACCCGACCACGCGGACGGTCGATTTAGACTTCTATGAAGAGTTGGTGGACTTCTGTCGGCATCACGGCATCTACGCGATCTCCGACATCGCCTATTCGGAGCTCTATTTCGACTGCCCGCCGCCGCCTTCGATCCTGCAGGTTCCGGGCGCGAAGGATGTCGCTGTCGAATTCTCCTCGCTGTCCAAGACCTATTCGATGCCGGGATGGCGTATCGGTTTTTGCGCCGGCAACCCGAAGTTGGTCGGTGCGCTGGCGCGGGTGAAGAGTTACGTCGACTACGGTGCCTTCACGCCGATCCAGGTCGCCGCGACGGCCGCGCTGAACGGTCCGCAGGACTGCGTCGATGAGATGCGCGCGCGGTACCGCAGTCGACGCGATGTACTGATCCGTGGACTCCAGCAGGCCGGGTGGGAAGTGCCCAGTCCGGAAGCCAGCATGTTTGCCTGGGCGCCGATCCCCGCGGCGTTCCGTCACCTCGGCTCGCTTGACTTCTCCAAGCTACTGCTTGAGAAGGCGCAGGTCGCGGTCAGCCCCGGGGTTGGGTTCGGCGAATACGGTGAGGGCTACGTGCGCCTTGGCCTGGTCGAGAACGAGCACCGCACCCGGCAAGCGATCCGCAACATCAAGGCCTTCCTGCGGAAGGTCGATCCCGAAGAACTTCCGAGTGAACGACGTGAGGTGGCGCTGTGA
- a CDS encoding O-acetylhomoserine aminocarboxypropyltransferase/cysteine synthase family protein has product MTESSKHPETICLHAGYRADPATGSVAPPIYQTTSYQFRDTEHARALFGLEELGNIYTRIMNPTLDILEQRVAALEGGAAALAVSSGQAASAMAVQNIAQAGDNIVSSTDLYGGTYVLFNNTLRQMGIEVRFVDPADPEEFRRQSDERTRAWYAETLPNPRLQVFPIEEVARIGREEGIPLIVDNTAAPVICQPLQHGAAIVVYSATKYLGGHGTSVGGMIVDGGTFPWDKHAERFPLLNQPDSSYHGAVWTEAAKPLGPIAYALKARVTLLRDLGCAMSPFNAFLFLQGMETLPLRMREHCRNGQAVADFLEKHPQVTRVIYPTKQDETYYGRAKTHLKGGFGSLCGFELEGGAAAGRKFIDSLQLFYHVANIGDARSLAIHPATTTHSQLTEAEQEASGVSPGYVRLSIGLEHIDDILADLDQALKAAHS; this is encoded by the coding sequence ATGACCGAGTCCAGCAAACATCCCGAAACGATCTGCCTGCACGCCGGCTATCGCGCCGATCCGGCGACCGGGTCGGTCGCGCCGCCGATCTACCAGACGACCAGCTACCAGTTCCGGGATACGGAGCACGCCCGGGCGCTGTTCGGGCTGGAAGAACTCGGCAACATCTATACCCGGATCATGAACCCGACGCTGGATATCCTGGAGCAGCGGGTCGCCGCGCTCGAGGGCGGGGCCGCGGCGCTCGCGGTATCCAGCGGTCAGGCGGCGTCCGCGATGGCGGTGCAGAACATCGCCCAGGCGGGCGACAACATCGTCTCCTCGACCGACCTCTACGGCGGCACCTACGTGCTGTTCAACAACACCCTTCGGCAGATGGGCATTGAGGTCCGCTTCGTGGATCCGGCCGATCCCGAGGAGTTCCGCCGGCAATCCGACGAGCGCACGCGCGCCTGGTACGCCGAGACGCTGCCCAACCCGCGCCTGCAGGTCTTCCCGATCGAGGAGGTCGCCCGGATCGGCCGCGAGGAAGGCATTCCGCTGATCGTCGACAACACGGCCGCGCCGGTGATCTGCCAGCCGCTGCAGCACGGCGCGGCGATCGTGGTCTACTCGGCGACCAAATACTTGGGGGGCCACGGCACCTCGGTCGGCGGAATGATCGTCGACGGCGGCACCTTCCCCTGGGACAAGCACGCCGAGCGCTTCCCGCTGCTGAACCAACCGGACTCGAGCTACCACGGGGCGGTCTGGACCGAAGCCGCGAAGCCGCTCGGCCCGATTGCCTATGCGCTCAAGGCCCGGGTGACGCTGCTGCGCGACCTCGGCTGCGCGATGAGCCCGTTCAACGCCTTCCTGTTCCTACAGGGCATGGAAACGCTGCCGCTGCGCATGCGCGAGCACTGTCGCAACGGCCAGGCGGTCGCGGATTTCCTGGAAAAGCACCCGCAGGTCACCCGTGTGATCTACCCGACCAAGCAGGATGAAACCTACTACGGCCGGGCAAAAACGCACCTGAAGGGCGGCTTCGGTTCGCTGTGCGGCTTCGAACTGGAGGGCGGCGCCGCGGCCGGACGCAAGTTCATCGACAGTCTGCAACTGTTCTACCACGTCGCCAACATCGGCGACGCGCGTTCGCTCGCCATTCACCCGGCGACCACGACGCACAGCCAGTTGACCGAAGCAGAGCAGGAGGCCTCCGGCGTCTCGCCTGGCTACGTCCGCCTGTCGATCGGCCTGGAGCATATCGACGACATCCTGGCCGACCTCGACCAGGCTCTGAAGGCAGCGCATAGCTAA